The nucleotide sequence TGACAGCCACGCCCTTGCAAAACTCCTTGATGGAACTGTACGGACTCACCTCACTCATTGATGAAGAAATATTTGGCGACGAGCGTAGCTTTCGCTCGCAGTACAGCAGCATCGATGGCGACATCCAGTCTTTGCGCCGCCGCTTGCAGCCCTTCATCAAGCGCACCCTGCGCCGCGACGTTCTGGAGTACGTGCCGTACACCCAACGTCACGCGCTCACCACGCCGTTTTCTCCTTCTGAGGAGGAAGTCCGGTTTTATGAGCTGATCTCTGCCTACCTGCAGCGCGACTTCAGCTACGGCTTCCCAAGTCGCCAAAAGCACCTGGTGGCACTTATCTTGCGCAAGCTGCTGGCCTCGTCCACCGAAGCCGTGGTAGCCACGCTGGACGCCATCCGCACCCGGCTGCAGCGCTTGCTGGACAAGCAGACCATCGACGAAGAGTGGATTCAGCAGCTGATTGAAGACGAAGACCTCGACGAAGATTTGCTGGAAGACGACGACCCCGTTGCACCCAGCTCCGATGGCACGCCACCTGTGGACTACGCCCTGGTGCGCGAGGAGCTGGCAGAGCTAGATGGCTACCTGCGCCTGGCCCGCAACATCCGCGAAGACCAAAAGTCCCACGCGCTGTTGTCAGCGCTGCAGCAGGGCTTTGTGCGCATGGGCGCCATGGGGGCAGCCCGCAAGGCGGTGATCTTCACGGAGTCCCGCCGCACACAAGACTACCTGGCCCGCTACCTTGAAGCCCACGGTTACGCGGGCAAGGTCACCATGTTCAGTGGCGGCAACCAAGGCCCTGCGTCTACCGGCATCTACCAGCGCTGGCTAGCCCAATACACCGGCAGCGACCGTGTGACGGGCTCCCCAGCCATAGACCGCCGCACCGCACTCATCGACCATTTCCGCCAAGAGTCTGAAATCCTCATCGCTACCGAAGCTGCGGCTGAGGGCGTCAACCTGCAGTTCTGTTCGCTCGTCGTCAACTACGACCTGCCCTGGAACCCCCAGCGCGTGGAGCAGCGCATTGGCCGCTGCCACCGCTACGGCCAGCGCTTTGACGTGGTGGTTATCAACTTCCTGAACCAGCGCAACGCGGCTGATCAGCGTGTGCTGGAGCTGCTGCAAGACAAGTTCCACCTGTTCGACGGCGTGTTCGGTGCGTCTGACCAAGTGCTGGGCCAGATCGAAAGCGGCATGGACTTTGAAAAGCGCATCGCCGAGATTTACGACCGTTGCCGCACGCCCGCAGACATCGACGCTGCCTTTGCACAACTCCGCACCGAGCTGGACGCCGATATCCAGGCCCGCATGCAAGAGACCGAAAAGCTTTTGCTGGAGCACTTTGACGCCGACATCCACGACCTGTTGCGCAGCCACAAAGAGCGCGCCGAAAGCCAGCTCGACCGCATTACCCGGTTTTTCTGGTGGCTCACGCAGTACGTGCTGACAGGTCTTGCCCGGTTCGACACCGCCAAGTTGGGCTTTGACCTGCAACTGCCCCCCGTGGTGCAGGCACCCATTGGCGCTTACCAACTCATCCGCAAAGGCGAGCCCCCACCCGAACACGCCCGCGTCTACCGGCTCACCCATCCGTTGGGCCAGTACGTGCTCGACACCGGGCGCAGCTTGCAAGCGCCCCTGCAGAGTCTTACGTTTCACTACGGCAGCCACAAGCCCCGCATCAGCATGGTGGAACGACTGGTGGGCCAAAGCGGCTGGATGCAGCTCAGCCTGCTGGAGCTCGACAGCTTTCAGCACGAAGAGCACCTGGTGTTCACCGCCATGACCGACACCGGGGAAGTGCTGGACCAAGAAAGCTGCGAAAAGCTTTTCTACTTGCTGGCTACCACCACCGACCTGCAAACCAGCCCGCCCATGGAGCTGCAGGCCAACACCCAGCGCCAGTTAGAAGCCACCCTCAGCCGTGCGCTGGAGCTTAACGACCAGTTTTTCCAGCAAGAGCGCGACAAGCTCGAAGCCTGGGCCGACGACCGCATCGCCTCCGCCGAGCTGGCCCTCAAAGACACCAAACTCAAGCTCAAAGGCCTCAAGCGCCAGGCCCGCATGGCCCTCAGCATGGAAGACGCAGAGCGCCTCCAACGCGACATTAGCAAGACCGAGACCGCCCAACGCCGCCAGCGGCAAGAGATATTTGCCGTGGAAGACGAAATCGAAGCCCGGCGCGACGCGCTCATTGCCGCCCTGCAAAAGCGCCTGCACCGCGCCAGCCGCAACCAGAGCCTGTTTGTGCTGCGCTGGAGCGTGGTGTGACGTGTCGCCAAAACCCGAAAATGGCGACACGTTGTCGTCTCATGTCGCTGCTGCGTACAGGTTCTGCACACCACGTTAGCCACGCCATACTTGGGCCACACCCCGCAAACCCCTTATCGCACCTATAAGAAACCATGACCAACACCACCAACCTCACCGAACTTGGCCACAGTCCCGACGCAATGGCCCAGCGCCAGGCCGAACTGCTGGCCCTGCTGCGCCAGACCGCTCCCGAAGTGGTGAGCGATAACCAGATCAAATTCGACAAACTCAAAGAACTGCTGGGCGAAGAGCGTATTGCGCCCTCTGAACACTACGAGCTGAACTGGGCAGGCAAAACCGAAGCCCGGCGTGAAATACAAAAAACCAGCAGCCACACCCTTCGGCCAGACGCCAACAACCCGGCCCAAGCCCAGCACATGCTCATAGAGGGCGAAAACCTGGAAGTGCTGCGCGTGCTGCAAAAAAGCTACTACGGCAAGGTGAAGATGATCTACATCGACCCGCCGTACAACACAGGCAACGACAGCTTTGTGTACCCGGACGACTATTCAGAAACGCTGGATGAATACCAGAAGCGCACGGGCGAGAAAAGTGCTGAAGGGTATTTGAATAAGCAAAGCCTTTGGAAGAAAAACAGCAAAGAGAGCGGTCAGTACCACAGCGCCTGGCTAAGCATGATGTACCCGCGCTTGTATTTGGCGCGGAATTTGTTGCGGGATGACGGGGTTATTTTTATTTCGATTGATGACAACGAAGCGGCGAATTTGAAGTTGCTTTGTGATGAGGTGTTTGGGACGGAATGTTTTGTCTGTGATGCAATTTGGCGTTCAAAAGACAACAGCAATAACGATGCCAAAACCTTTTCCTTTGATCACAATCACACTCTGATTTACTCAAAGTCATCTTCATGGGAGCCTGCAAAGCTTGATGACTCTTCGAAAAGAACCCACTTTAAAAATCCTGACGGAGACCCGAGAGGACCGTACTTTGATGGCAATCCATTAAATTCCCCAAATTACAGGGAAAATTTAGTTTATTTTTTGACTTCACCTAACGGGGTCGAGATTCGTCCGCCAAAA is from Rhodoferax aquaticus and encodes:
- a CDS encoding SNF2-related protein, with the protein product MLIQSADDKTAHTTAHHAKYFAWELTRRRAASEEDRLAQSLFDASVDLNPHQIDAALFALNNPLSKGVVLADEVGLGKTIEAALVLCQLWAERRRRLLVICPAALRKQWAQELADKFNLPAEVLDARTWHRLREGGIYDPLDRDVISVMSIHFAARMEAQLAAVPWDVVVIDEAHKLRNAHRKSHETGQALKRALAGRKKLLLTATPLQNSLMELYGLTSLIDEEIFGDERSFRSQYSSIDGDIQSLRRRLQPFIKRTLRRDVLEYVPYTQRHALTTPFSPSEEEVRFYELISAYLQRDFSYGFPSRQKHLVALILRKLLASSTEAVVATLDAIRTRLQRLLDKQTIDEEWIQQLIEDEDLDEDLLEDDDPVAPSSDGTPPVDYALVREELAELDGYLRLARNIREDQKSHALLSALQQGFVRMGAMGAARKAVIFTESRRTQDYLARYLEAHGYAGKVTMFSGGNQGPASTGIYQRWLAQYTGSDRVTGSPAIDRRTALIDHFRQESEILIATEAAAEGVNLQFCSLVVNYDLPWNPQRVEQRIGRCHRYGQRFDVVVINFLNQRNAADQRVLELLQDKFHLFDGVFGASDQVLGQIESGMDFEKRIAEIYDRCRTPADIDAAFAQLRTELDADIQARMQETEKLLLEHFDADIHDLLRSHKERAESQLDRITRFFWWLTQYVLTGLARFDTAKLGFDLQLPPVVQAPIGAYQLIRKGEPPPEHARVYRLTHPLGQYVLDTGRSLQAPLQSLTFHYGSHKPRISMVERLVGQSGWMQLSLLELDSFQHEEHLVFTAMTDTGEVLDQESCEKLFYLLATTTDLQTSPPMELQANTQRQLEATLSRALELNDQFFQQERDKLEAWADDRIASAELALKDTKLKLKGLKRQARMALSMEDAERLQRDISKTETAQRRQRQEIFAVEDEIEARRDALIAALQKRLHRASRNQSLFVLRWSVV
- a CDS encoding site-specific DNA-methyltransferase gives rise to the protein MTNTTNLTELGHSPDAMAQRQAELLALLRQTAPEVVSDNQIKFDKLKELLGEERIAPSEHYELNWAGKTEARREIQKTSSHTLRPDANNPAQAQHMLIEGENLEVLRVLQKSYYGKVKMIYIDPPYNTGNDSFVYPDDYSETLDEYQKRTGEKSAEGYLNKQSLWKKNSKESGQYHSAWLSMMYPRLYLARNLLRDDGVIFISIDDNEAANLKLLCDEVFGTECFVCDAIWRSKDNSNNDAKTFSFDHNHTLIYSKSSSWEPAKLDDSSKRTHFKNPDGDPRGPYFDGNPLNSPNYRENLVYFLTSPNGVEIRPPKNGWRWSKEVMEEKIKSSEIRYSDDGQSIKRRTYLNEMVGLPPSSLWIDLEKTGHNRQAKYELLKIIPEDVFDTPKPVKLINYIIQLCGAVDGVYLDFFAGSGTTAHAVMELNAEDGGNRRCISVQMPEVLEETSEAYKAGYRTIADITRARIDKVISKLKAEHPDKTADLACAHFTLVPSNFKVWRGDVGSADALREQLALFQSAEKAGQAQATDAQTAMLAELLLKHGLGALGVHAVSAPKLVAGVTVHRVLLPDDKHMWLCFEPYTDALKDEMVKARPAQVVLLNSCFVGDKADEQLSNLQLELAGLDIGLTVI